Genomic segment of Ustilaginoidea virens chromosome 3, complete sequence:
TCGGCGCATGCTTCTCCATCGCCTTCACTTTTGGCCCAGGCCTGGGAGCGTGGCTCAGCACGAAACCCCTCGTCGCTGCCAACCCGTTCGCAACGGCTGCGGCGTTTAGTTTGGTTCTTGTGGTTGGCGAGACGATATATCTGTACGTCTCTCTACCAGAGACTTTGCCGTCAATGGCGGGCAAGGGAACCGGGCAAGGTAAAGGAACGGAAACAAGAGGCAAGCGGCAGGTCAGGACGAATTCTCACGTGCTGCTCAATGCGGTGCATTTCGTGTTCCTGCTCTTCTTTTCCGGAATGGAGAGTTCGCTGTCTTTTATGACCTACGAACTGTTTGAGTTCACATCTGGCAGGAACGGCAAACTGCTGGGGTATATCGGACTCGTCGCCTCACTCCTCCAGGGCGGCGTTACGCGTCGACTTTCCCCGTTGCTCTCTGTTCGAATTGGCGTCGTCTCGTGCCTGACTGCGTTTTTCCTGCTTGGACGGGTCAGCAGCGTCGGCGGGCTGTATCTGGCGGCAACTTGTCTGGCCATGACGTCTGCGACAGTAGTGACGGGCTTGAACGCCCTGAGCAGTTTCGAAGCCAGCGAGGACGAGCGAGGCTCCAAGTTGGGGATATTGAGGAGTTGGGGTCAGCTTGGTCGAGGGCTGGGTCCAATTCTGTTCACCAGCGTGTACTGGTGGGCAGGACGGGCCTATGCATACAACTTGGGTGCGACGGGTATCGCCATGGTCTCGGCGGTTGCTCTGATGGGACTAAAGACGCCTAGAGCGTCAGTGAAGGCCAATGGGGATGCCAATGCTAAGGCCAGAGCTGGTTGATGGACGACGGCTGGGGCGGTTGTAATGGGGCAAGGCAGGTGGCGATGCTCGTGGAGAGGACTCGAGTCACGGGCATGACTTTGTATTGTATGTAGGCAAGGAAACATGTCTTTGTTGATGCGAGACAGAAAGGGAGTGGACAAGTCCCGTTGGAAATGAGTTGCCAGTATTTGTCGAACACATGGACCTGCAAAGCAGCGCTGCCTTGACCTTTTTTATCCAGCAGCAATCTTTGACGAGGCCAGGGGTACCAAGACATCGGAAAATGTCAATCTACAGTTCTACGATGACAATCtcggggagggagggggggggggggaggagaatctgatgatgatggCCCGGGGAAAAAAATCAAGATGGCTTGGGAGGTGCCGTGATCTGATAGGTGGGATGGCAACCAGGTAGGTTCACAGCCGTTGCTCGGCTGGCGATGAGGCGATGATGCGCTGTCAGTCAACCTGCACGTGTGGCTGAGGGACGCCCCAGCCTCTGGCGCTTTATCGTTGCTCTGGCGCAAGCCCGCAGGGCCCGCAGGTAAGACCGGGGCCAACTTGGGCGCTTAGGGCCAAGTCTGCAGCTTTTTTTGCCTGCGTCACCCGATAAACCAGCGGCACTGGCGCTGATTGGCGCCTGCCAGAAAATAAGTTTGCAACGACACAGCGATGGAGGGGTAAAACTCAAACTAAAACTGGCCTGCTTGCGCGGGCCAGCAAGAAGATGTCAATCTGGAGTGATTCaagcgcaaaaaaaaaaataaaaaaaaataaaagagaGGTTTCGTGATAATCGAAGGCTACCGATTTCCTGCCCGATTCAGCTTGGTTACAATTGGATCCGCGGCTCGAGGGCCACTGGGGCATCAGAGCGGGAAAGCAAGGGAGGGATGGAGGGGGAGGCTCGACCTGTggcatcgccatcgccatctgAGAGATGGtggggcatgggcatgggcatgggcatgggcatgggcatgggcttGGACGTCTGGAGGGGGCAAAAGAACATGGAAGTTTGAGAAACTTGCGAGAGAGGACATCTATCTGCCCAGCTACGGAGCACGTCGCTCAAGATTAATatgaaaagggaaaaaaaaaattggtaaaaaaaaaatgattATCGCTTCAGGCTCCCTTGGACATCCGGGGCGCCGGGGTAGGAGGAAAACAGTCCAACCACAACGAGGCTTTGATTTGTTTTTGCGGGTTTGTGACTCACGCCGTGTCGGCAGGCCAgccaagaaaaaaagggacaATTCCAcgcgggctcgggctacgagTCCACGGATGACGGATGACGGATGATGGGTGATGGCAGCAAAATTAGATTTTCATTCGTCTCTGTTTGTTTAGGTTGGGCAGAAGAAAAAAGTCAACAACATATCCTCTTCGTGCATTGAGGGTGGAGCAAAAACTGGCAAAACTGGGGCTTGGACTGCCATCTATCCATCAGCCGGACTTTGGGTCGCAAGTGAAGGATTTTTCGATTTCTTCCCAAGATGCAGCCGCCTAGTCTCTAGTGTCTCTAGTCTCCACATTGTACCTGCTATCAGCTGGCACGTACCTGTCCGAACCCGGGTTTGCGAACCCGCTCGCCCACCCAGGTGTAGGTATGTACACGACGTGCTGCCGACGATCCAGAGTCCCGAGCCCAGGCTCCAGGCTCCAGAACAACTGGCCTTGGCCTGTCTAGAAAGCCGTTGCAAGAACCAGACGTACCAGACGGCTACTATTAGCTCTCAAGGGTTGCGGGCCATTATTTGCCCCTCTATTTGACTAGGAGGTAGGTCCTAGGCGGCAGATGGCTAGGAGCATCTACAATGACATAATTCAGGTGCCGGGCAGGCAAGCTGTTGGCGCGATACTTGTCCAGTACAAGGAGCGCAATGAACCAGATCTCTCCTCTTTGATTGGGTTGCGCCACGCACAGCTGAGAAAAACAGAGGGGTCGGGAAGGAAGGGCaaagcgggaaaaaaaaaaaaaaaaaaaaaaaaaaaagaacctCTGGTCTGTTAGGGCTAGCTAATTGGCTCCGTCACGACTCACACACAAGAGGCGCTGATTTCTCTGATTGCCCCGCGCCGCTTGCAGCAGCACCAGGCCCTCCcacccctccctcccccaccCTTCCTTTTAAATCCTCCCCTCCCACCACCTCCTTGCGaatttttctctctttcgCTCCTCGTCTCGCATACCCGGTTCAAGCATCCGATCTGCGAATTTTGTATGTCTTCCCATCACTCTTGTACCCTCATCAtcaacatcatcatcatcatcatcgtcatcatcgtcatcaaaCATGGATAGATGATGAATCGGTGATTAATGATGGATGAGCCTTTCTGTCTAACTGACTCTGTCGACAGTACTTTCCGTTAAGACATCCACACTAGCACAAAACTTCACAAACCTCCAAATCCGCCAAAATGGGTAAGGACGACAAGACTCATATCAACGTGGTCGTCATCGTAAGTCCAATCCGGTCCCGTTAGCTCACTTTCCTGTCCAAACAAACCTGCTGACCGGCCTTTTCTCTAGGGGTATGTCGTGTTTCGCCCTAGCGATGTTTCGCAATAAATATTGACACCCGTCACAGCCACGTCGACTCTGGCAAGTCCACCACCACTGGTCACTTGATCTACCAGTGCGGTGGTATTGACAAGCGTACCATTGAGAAGTTCGAGAAGGCAAGTCcggtttttttcttcttcttttgcttttCTACTTGCCATACAGAATGAGTAGTCGACGGTTTTCTACTTGTTCCGGTCTATGACCTAGCTGTCGGCAGGCAGTTACCCCTCCTTCAGTTTCCGAGAAAAGTATTGATCAAAAAAAAATTGTGCGGGGCTCCTCTGTCCTCCTGCAGTGGGGCGAACCCCTCTTTGCCTCATGATGGATGGATAAGAGGCTGCGTGATTACCCTAGCGGGCCATTTGTACTGGGGCTTGTtcaaaaaataaaaaaaggagaaagaAATTAAATGTCTAACATGAATTTCATTATAGGAAGCCGCTGAACTCGGCAAGGGTTCCTTCAAGTATGCGTGGGTTCTTGACAAGCTCAAGGCCGAGCGTGAGCGTGGTATCACCATCGACATTGCCCTCTGGAAGTTCGAGACTCCCAAGTACTACGTCACCGTCATCGGTATGTCTTGGCCCCCGGCTTTTGCGCTGCCTGCCTTCTTGTTTTTTTCTAACCGGAATCACAGACGCTCCCGGCCACCGTGATTTCATCAAGAACATGATTACTGGTACCTCGCAGGCTGATTGCGCCATCTTGATCATCGCTGCCGGTACTGGTGAGTTCGAGGCTGGTATCTCCAAGGACGGCCAAACCCGTGAGCACGCTCTGCTCGCCTACACTCTGGGCGTCAAGCAGCTCATTGTTGCCATCAACAAGATGGACACCACCAAGTGGTCCGAGGCCCGTTACCTGGAAATCATCAAGGAGACGTCCAACTTCATCAAGAAGGTCGGATACAACGCCAAGACCGTCCCCTTTGTCCCCATCTCCGGTTTCAACGGCGACAACATGCTTACTGCCTCCACCAACTGCCCCTGGTACAAGGGATGGGAGAAGGAGACCAAGGCTGGCAAGTCCACCGGCAAGACTCTTCTCGAGGCCATTGACGCCATTGAGCCCCCCAAGCGTCCCACCGACAAGCCCCTCCGTCTTCCCCTCCAGGATGTGTACAAGATTGGCGGTATCGGAACCGTCCCTGTCGGCCGTATCGAGACTGGTATCCTCAAGCCCGGCATGGTCGTCACCTTTGCCCCCTCCAACGTCACCACTGAAGTCAAGTCGGTGGAAATGCACCACGAGCAGCTTACCGAGGGTGTCCCCGGTGACAACGTTGGTTTCAACGTGAAGAACGTCTCCGTCAAGGAAATCCGCCGTGGTAACGTGGCCGGTGACTCCAAGAACGACCCTCCCATGGGCGCTGCTTCCTTCGACGCTCAGGTCATTGTTCTCAACCACCCCGGTCAGGTCGGTGCCGGTTACGCTCCCGTCCTGGATTGCCACACCGCCCACATTGCCTGCAAGTTCTCCGAGATCAAGGAGAAGATTGACCGACGTACCGGCAAGGCTGTCGAAGCCGCCCCCAAGTTCATCAAGTCTGGTGACTCTGCCATTGTCAAGATGGTTCCCTCCAAGCCCATGTGTGTCGAGGCTTTCACCGACTACCCTCCTTTGGGACGTTTTGCCGTCCGTGACATGCGACAGACCGTCGCCGTCGGCGTCATCAAGTCGGTCGAGAAGGCTGCCGCTGGCTCCGCCAAGGTCACCAAGTCCGCCGCCAAGGCCAGCAAGAAATAAGCGATTCGAGTCGCTGCAAGTCTTGCGTGTGTATACTCGGCTGGATCCAGGGACAGTAATGTTGTCACTTCTACGACGGAATGATTTACTTTGCTTTGGTTGAGCACTCGGCTATTTTGTCCAGGGGGGCACATGTAATGAGAAACAAGGTAAAAGATTTTTCATGATGTGCTTGGGAAGGGAAAACATGCTAGAGTCTAGAAGTGATTCcccaaaaaaacaaaaaacgAAGCTTGGTCGGAAGAAGTGCTGTTTAGCCGTGTGCCATTTGGTGGTGATGCCCATGGTAGTTGTGTATAACAACTTGAATGTACGAATAACAGCGAAACGGGGGCATGCCGTCCCAGCGCATGCTGCCCCAATGGCCATCTGGGGTCAGCATTGAGTACTATTGTATTCAGCACATGACGAGGTACATCGTCGAGGGGCCTTGATACTTGGAAGCGCACAAGATCCGAAAGCAGAATTAGACGCATGATAAAGAGTACTACTGATGCTATTGTACAACGCGATGGGGCTAAATCTGATAATACACATGATATACTGCGTTGCACACGCGGCCGGCTTGGGTTCCCCCGTCGGCTTCATCCCGTGTCCACCCCGGTAAACCTGACggtccccccttttttttttttccccctttcaCGGGCGACAGGCTAGGAGGTTAGTTACCCTAACCGGGTCTGCTGCACTGTGTAGAGTAGTCGCGGCTGGTCGTTGGTTCCTCGATTTGCCGGACCAAACTCCTTGTTGCGCTAAAGGAGCAACCAAGTGCCGTTGTTGCGTCGTTTCCACGCACGCAGCAAATGGATATGCATCATGTGCTAAGTGGAACGGTCGCTCGATACTGCCTGCGCGAGCTTGTGTCCCTCATGCCACGAAAAATGCACGCCGGTTGCCGTCTCCTCGACCAGCGTCAAAAAGCTCTGCAGCTGGTCCCGCGTCATGCCGCCGTTGCTGCTGCCGGgcgcggccgcggccgcggAAGCGAGCGAGAGCCTCTGCTGCTGGCCGCCATGCTGGCCGGCCTCTGTGCTGCTGTAGCGGAGCACGTGGCCCTTCCAGTCGAGGTCGATGGCCTGGTGGATTTCCAGGCCGGCGAACGTGTACGGCAGGTTGACGAGCAGGTTGGCGGGCTGGCCGGCGGGCTGGCCGGCGGGGGCGGGTCGGCACTGCTCCGCGGATACCCACGTGCCGGGGATGGAAAAGGTCGTCTTGCTGGGCGTGAGGAGGCGGCCCTGGAGCGGGTTGAACTCGGAGGCGCGCAGGAACTCCTGGAGGGGGGCTTGGCCGGCGTCGAGCGGCAGCAGGCGCGTCTGGGAGATTCGCACGTCGACGCTCTCGTTGGGGAGCAGGATGTCGATTTCTCGCCACGGCAGAACGGCTTCTAGCACAGACGTGCGCGGGAAGGAAAAGTTGGACAGGTCCGTGAGGGCGTTGATGGGTACGCGCAGGCGgaccgggggggggatggcGCCGCCGACGGAAGACGATGGGGCTGTCGCGTCGGCGGCAAAGTTGAGGATGATGCTCCTCTCCTGGGCGCTGGGAGCCGGAGCATCGGCGGTAGTGTGGGTGAGTGCTGCCGGATGGGGAACGACGGGACAGAGAGTCCGCCGCTTCGCTGCCGACTTGGCCGTTCGAGGACCCTGCTCCATGTGCAGGATGTGGCCAAACGTGGCTACTGTCTCGACGCGCTCCTCGGGAGAGGCCAGGTGCGCTCGAGGCAGCTGCACATGGCGGGGGAAGTCGAGCGCAGGCGTCATCGCGTCGGTTGCGTGGCCCACGGGGTTGGTGAATCGATACCACGGGCGTAGCTTGTCCCTCCAGGCCATGCTTCGCTTGTCTCGCTGATGTGCGACAGTAGCGCTCCTCGTGGTTTTTGCAGAGGGCGTCTCGGGCAGCACCTGGACTTGCTTGTATTTGGGAGTCATCTCCTTGCTGACCAGTAGCCTCAACACGACATCGGGGGGGGTTTCCAGTTCTTTGCTGGGGGCGTCGGTCACAGGAAGCC
This window contains:
- a CDS encoding translation elongation factor EF-1 alpha, with product MGKDDKTHINVVVIRCFAINIDTRHSHVDSGKSTTTGHLIYQCGGIDKRTIEKFEKASPEAAELGKGSFKYAWVLDKLKAERERGITIDIALWKFETPKYYVTVIDAPGHRDFIKNMITGTSQADCAILIIAAGTGEFEAGISKDGQTREHALLAYTLGVKQLIVAINKMDTTKWSEARYLEIIKETSNFIKKVGYNAKTVPFVPISGFNGDNMLTASTNCPWYKGWEKETKAGKSTGKTLLEAIDAIEPPKRPTDKPLRLPLQDVYKIGGIGTVPVGRIETGILKPGMVVTFAPSNVTTEVKSVEMHHEQLTEGVPGDNVGFNVKNVSVKEIRRGNVAGDSKNDPPMGAASFDAQVIVLNHPGQVGAGYAPVLDCHTAHIACKFSEIKEKIDRRTGKAVEAAPKFIKSGDSAIVKMVPSKPMCVEAFTDYPPLGRFAVRDMRQTVAVGVIKSVEKAAAGSAKVTKSAAKASKK